TTTGTGTACTGCACTAGATGATTCGCTAATCGAGCTTTTGCTGATTGTGGCATTCAGATTTATGCACATATAGAAACTTGTAGCAAGGAGATGCTTGTGGAAAGACTTGTCAAGAAAGGTTGCAAGGAGTATCTCTACTATCAGAGGAATCCACATCCACCAGTCGAAATCCTGCAAATGTGAAGCTTGAGCTTACTTGGGGAAGTACTAGTACCATATCGATGATCTCCCATTTAATCAAAGTAGTTTACATATGTACCCAATTTCGTAAGGTAGGTGAATCTAGAAGTGCATTTCAGTGTTTTGGAAGTTATATTTGGTTTTGAAGTTTGATGAGCTTATACTCACTACGACGTATGTCATGCTGATATGATTCACAAATAAAAATCTGTCATGATGAATCAACTTGCAGTCTGTTGAATCCAAGTGTTCAATTCGTGTATGCTTCAAACTTCCACCATAAATTGGGCCACTTCCCAACAACTACCTCAGCCGAATTGGGAGATCGGGAGATGTTCCTTTTCTGGACCAGCTTGGTGTCATTCATGAAGAGGCAAGTTACTGTGAACTCTTTCGGCTATATTGTTTTGCTAATAAGATGTGGTGGTAGTTTCTTGATATTTCGATATTTTGAAATGTGTCAAAGTAATTGAGGAATAGAGTTCTGGCATTAGTCTCTCATTCTCTGTTTGTGAAATGTAGGCTAAATAAAGGAATGTACTTTGCTGGTGGTGGAAGTGCAGCACTGGGCAGAGTGTACGAGTTCTTTTGGAAGAAGGTATTAAACTCGGATTATATGTTGAGCTGTTACATTATTAGAGTATTAAGGAATTTGAAGATGAACAGATAATATGCTATTTTGGTTTCTGATATATCAGTTTTGCAGTCGCTTATTTTAATTAGCTAGCTTAATAAATCTCAAACTTGTGTAGGATTTGATAAAGGTGTACAAGCATACAGGGGATGTTATGTTAGGTCCTTATTACTCAACAAAATTCTCTAATGGCATGCATTAGGGAATGTTTCTCCTCGCTTTTAACTAGTAAACAATCATCAATTAGGTATATCATATAGGGTGAGATAATCCAGACATTTTATTGTTATTCCATTTGGTTTTTTAGCTAAAGAGATATGAAAATGATAAGCTAGCAAACAACTTCCTCGTTTATTTGGTGTTCAGCTTGATTATACATAGATGTTTTTATCCAAAGGTGCCGGTTTGTGAATTGCTGTCATGTTTAGTTTCCTTTGGCAGTGAGTTGTGGAACTTGTGCGATTTCAAGGTACTGTTTGAATTGATATGGAGGGACTATTTCCATCAAATATGGTATAAGTGGTTTTCGTTCTTTCTGGATAACTTGAAAGGAGGACTTGGCGAACATTGGATAAAAAGCCTTATAATTACTCTTACGCACATGTCCATGTAGGCTGCAAAATTGCATCGTCATTTGTATCAATAACTGTGTCTGTTGTAAACATATTTCCATGGGAATATATACAGGTGGACTGAGAGAAGTAGAGGCTAGGTGGAGCCAAGATCACAATTTCTTTAAATCTTGGATAGACGGCTGTACAGGGTAAATCATAGTATCCTTTCTCATAATTTTGTTGATCTTTAAGCTTATCATTAGCCACAAATAATTGTACCAATTCCTGATTCTTTTGTTTCTTCTGGTTATCTTGACATTTGTAGGTATCCTCTTACAGACGCAAGTATGAAAGAACTATCGACAACTGGTTTCATGTCAAACCGAGGACAACAACAACTAAGCCTTTAGTCCCAAAAATGTTTGGGTAGTCTAGAAATGAAACGCAAATCATACACCATCTTACTTTTGTTTTGGTTCCGGTACGTGGATCGCGGATTTCCTCACGCCCCTGACTAATGCCGCCTATCTCGACGTCAAACCGAGGAGGACAGGTAAATTTCGAGTCGAGTGCTGAATTAGCAAACCAAGTGAAGCAAAtcacttgatttttctttttagttgATTTAAGAATTTGCATAGTACATTGCAACCCGCAGTTCATGTTTGTGTTGTCCTCAAACATTGTACATAATCAATTAAAGCCTTCTTCAGTTGTATGCACCCTGATCTGTTTATAAATAACGAACTGAATCTGTATTTGTTATGCAGATAGTTTGCTCGTTTATTGTTAGAGATATGGGCACTGATTGGCGTATGGGTGCTGAGTGGTTTGAAACTTGCCTCTTGGATCACGACCCCAATGTGCAAATTATGGGAACTAGACATCTTTTGCAGGTTAGTTACTTACTCGAGGTTTATGCATTTTCGAATGTGACACTGTCATTTAGTTTCTGAATATTTAGATTGTTACTGTAGGTGTTGGGAATGATCCAAGAGAGGATCGATACTTCAGTATCCCCAAGCAAGTAAGCACAGAATTGTCTATGGTTTTATTTTCAAGACTGTTTTAAactgatttaaattctaaattacCAATTTGATTTGTGGTTTTCATTTTTCAGTCCCAGAATTATTACCCAGTGGTCCTAATATATTCAAGGGAAAACACTTCTCAGTTGAACCCTTGTTGGTAAAGTTGTTAAGAGTTTCTTGCGAGCTGTAACTCTGTCAACACAATATCCAGTTATTTCAGATGATAAAACTTTGTATTTCAATTTTGGATAAGAAGTCGGTCAAATGCTTTTAACAGGTTTCAAGCTAGTAGTCTTGCTAATCGTGATATTTCGGAACTGGTTGAGTGTAACGGTCTACCTTGTATGGCGCAAGTGGGTGATTACTCAACTGGTTACATTATTTTGGACCCAGGCAAGATTTTATCTATACATCTTTTATCCAGCCATTGTTGGGAAACACAGTTTCTCCACCACCAAAGAGTAGAATTGGTTATCCCACTTTCAGTGAAAAAGTTTTGATCTGAAATTTTGATCTAATCTAAAGAAAGTACTTGTTACTCCAATGAAATTAAAACAAATCTAGAAGTAAATATTTGATCTGGAAGTAAGATAATCATAAACAGAATACTTGTCAACCTGTTTAAAGCTAAACTACTTGTTCCTCGGGTGAAatataaacaaacaaacaaaaatagttGATCTGAAAACTAGCCAACACAGATAACCATAAACAGAAAAGTTACTCTTCATTATCCTGCAACTTAGATTCAAGATCAGAAAGCTTCAACAAAGTACTGTCAACTTCCTTCAGATTTTCTTCAGCCTCCGTTAGCTTCGAGATCACAATATTCATTTCAAAGAGCTTAGAATAAAGTTGCTCAAGCTTCAAATTCACCCTTTCCATGTCCTTCACTCTCATTTGGATCCCTTCAATTTTCTCCATTTCCAAAAGCATTATCTGGACCTCAGTAAACATGGATACCACTTGCTCTAGTTCCAACGGCTTAGCTTCATGAACCTTCTCCATTCCGCGCATGCTATCCACCTTCAACTGTGGACTAATCAGTATCTCTTTTTTGTCTTTCAATTGCTGGGAGATCATCTCCATGGTGACTTCCCCGATAAATTGCTTCAACACAAACGAAATTGCTGCCATCAAGATTAAAATTGCGGTGCCTCAAGTCGCCAACTTATTTGCTATTCCCATTAATATAGTTTCCTGTCCTGTTGCCCTATCTGCCCATTTAAGGACGACGACCAACCAAGCACCCACAAGTTCCAAAGCTCTGCGTCCACCAGAAATGGCAGCATCCCCAACAAGAAGCAATTATATTTTCAAATTGCCGTCTTCATGCAACACAAAGCAATGAGCTTTGTAACCAGCAACTCCAACAATATGTGAAGTAGAGCCGAGGGTATGACGCATGTTCTGTGCACATATCTCCAAAGGGTTCATGGAGATAGCAAGTGCTGCTGAAGTTACACCTGAATAACAAGTAAACAGACCAACACTGGATGGTAGCTCTTTCCACTGACGCAATGCAGCACCTCTCAACTTACCATCTGGTTCCACCACAAATACCGACGACACCTCAGATACTGTGGTTGCATTCGCGTCCAATCTCCCAATCACGCTACTTCCATTTTCATATGATAAGAACAACAACTTGTATGTTGATGAGTAGAAGATCGACAAACCCTTAGATGGAGCATCCTTAACCTGCACCTTGATCATTTCACTAGCCGGCTCTGCCTCTACAGACGATTCCACCCTAAATATGGAGCCGCACTCCGACATAACAAGCATGAACATCTTTgggagagaagagtaacctaattaggcaaaatctcttacggccgctcagtttaaagtctcctttgagattgagaagctctagcgtgtaccgttggtgggaaactagataatttcggtttatcttttgttttcattgatttgattgactaacggtggttgaaatttgattgcacctagtttgtttatgcttgagaatcttctcttctgatataagattcactcaaactagttcagagtttcgacagggatctttagactgttgttagttctaaagacgatcttgtgataatccattgttaatagactccgttctatgcgtgattgatcacaagagattcaagtgattgtgtgcaggttattattgaagatctaagaagatttgaagacgaagaagatattgaagatttctgatttgtgggttcataatctttagtgtgcacaatacttgttttggtaaaagatgatccaattaataatcggtttatccttgtgatagattggattgattaattgagtatatcaacatcaacacaattctttggattaatagtgttgttggcttaatcttaaacgattacttcggtaactgaatataagatagatctgaggacctgacgaaggagtttatgttaagataaacagaagatcctttgtccgactcatatcacttggttgaatagatttgataccaaacagatttgttgtttctttactgtttggaatacgaaccaaaggaattcttCCAAGTACGTTACtcatttataagttggaggcgtgtgtCATGTACCCTGTATTGGAGGGGAGTGCCCATATCATATCTGTGTAGGTAGTTGGTAGTATTTAGTCAGTTGTAATGGGTGGTTTAGATTAGCCCACTTGGATAGTCCGTGGACGTCAGATATTGAGAGAGTGAGTGAGTATTTATTCTCAAGTCTGTGTAATGAAACATTAAGCAAATTATTAATCAAATTAGAATTGTGTTCTTCTTAGGCTGTGTTCTTTGAACTCAGAggcttgattctcacgaatcaagagaggtttatcctcaatttATCATTCCAATCCTGTCATTGTACTtaggtacatgacaattggtatcagagccgtttTTTCCTGAGAAATCATGGTTGATGAGATGAATTTACAGGAGGAAAAATGGGCATATATGAATGGGAAATTGGTACCCATAGTGAAGTTGGAACGACTAGCAACAGAGGATTTAGACACTTGTCGATGGTGGTATCGGTTTTACATGGAAAAGAGTATATCTCCAGATCGAGAGAAATCCATTCGGAAGTGGTCAAAATTGATGAACAAGACATTGAAGAAGTTGACATCAATTATGTTTATTAGGTATACTTCTTCAGCTCATCAGCCTCCTTGCAGAGTGAAAGTCGCTGCATCATCTGTTGATGAATTTTCAG
This DNA window, taken from Papaver somniferum cultivar HN1 chromosome 3, ASM357369v1, whole genome shotgun sequence, encodes the following:
- the LOC113356156 gene encoding uncharacterized protein LOC113356156, with translation MPPISTSNRGGQIVCSFIVRDMGTDWRMGAEWFETCLLDHDPNVQIMGTRHLLQVLGMIQERIDTSVSPSNPRIITQWS